In one Kitasatospora cineracea genomic region, the following are encoded:
- a CDS encoding prolyl oligopeptidase family serine peptidase yields the protein MARLTLPVEVPPTRRAPEGGYTLHGRHYEDPYVWLERLEDDETVDWIAAQERVTRAVLDSVPGRDGLRAAVARSTRHARLSPPIPAGRNGRTFHWQAGADDEKSALMTRRSTGAPAETVIDPGAWPAGDVLVFAEPSPDGTLVAFGRARGGTRDAVIHLLDVGTGRLLPDRVRGTDHGSVAWRPDSSGFFYTAYPEPGEVPPDEQAYWHAVYEHRIGSDTPARKVFGDDRDKDRWCTVAAGECGRYAVITLWDFVHANDVTLLRLTDDELIPVATGMRSVNQVQVIDDAVLVWTDLDAPRGRLCTAPLTDPASWRTLIREGPDILQTVTGIGGRLYAVYSHAASHRVAVHAADGTHLRDLALPSLGSVNRNEGVGVVSGVTGSWHGDDVWVAFTSFVQPPSLYRYDYARDRLEPYHVPDAGLDPAAYTTQQVWYESADGTPVSMFLVHRTDLPRDGRRPVRLSGYGGFNIPVEPRFSAVGAAWLQLGGVLAHANVRGGGEYGRTWHEAAVGTRRQNAFDDYVAAARHLVATGWTTPERIASRGNSNGGLLVAVTALQAPEAFGAVYCRAPLLDMLRFPAFPNLSGTTVEYGSPDDPDECAYLAAYSPYHNVRNHRYPVIAIATALNDRTVPPYDPLKMIAALQTDAPQGGPYLLVPLRDSDHGGGTTRSALIEQDVDELSFLCWTLGVPARPR from the coding sequence ATGGCGAGGCTGACGCTGCCTGTGGAGGTTCCCCCGACGCGCCGCGCCCCCGAGGGCGGGTACACGCTGCACGGCCGGCACTACGAGGACCCGTACGTCTGGCTGGAACGGCTCGAAGACGACGAGACGGTCGACTGGATCGCCGCCCAGGAGAGGGTCACCCGCGCGGTGCTCGACAGCGTCCCCGGCCGCGACGGTCTGCGCGCTGCCGTCGCACGCTCCACTCGCCACGCGCGGCTGTCCCCACCGATCCCCGCGGGCCGGAACGGGCGCACTTTCCATTGGCAGGCCGGCGCCGACGACGAGAAGTCCGCCCTGATGACGCGCCGTTCGACCGGTGCCCCGGCAGAAACCGTGATCGACCCGGGCGCCTGGCCGGCCGGCGACGTCCTGGTGTTCGCCGAACCGTCCCCCGACGGCACCCTGGTGGCGTTCGGCCGGGCCCGCGGCGGCACCCGCGACGCGGTGATCCACCTCCTCGACGTCGGGACCGGCCGGCTGCTGCCCGACCGGGTGCGGGGCACCGACCACGGCTCGGTCGCCTGGCGACCCGATTCGTCCGGCTTCTTCTACACCGCCTACCCCGAGCCCGGCGAGGTCCCGCCCGACGAGCAGGCGTACTGGCACGCCGTCTACGAGCACCGGATCGGCTCGGACACCCCGGCCCGCAAGGTCTTCGGGGACGACCGCGACAAGGACCGCTGGTGCACCGTGGCCGCCGGCGAGTGCGGCCGGTACGCGGTCATCACCCTGTGGGACTTCGTGCACGCCAACGACGTCACCCTGCTGCGGCTCACCGACGACGAGCTGATCCCGGTGGCCACCGGAATGCGGTCGGTCAACCAGGTGCAGGTGATCGACGACGCGGTGCTCGTGTGGACCGACCTCGACGCGCCGCGCGGACGCCTGTGCACCGCTCCCCTCACCGACCCGGCCTCGTGGCGCACGCTCATCCGGGAAGGCCCGGACATCCTGCAGACCGTCACCGGGATCGGAGGCCGCCTCTACGCCGTCTACTCGCACGCCGCCTCGCACCGGGTGGCCGTCCACGCCGCGGACGGCACTCATCTTCGGGACCTGGCGCTCCCGTCCCTCGGCTCGGTCAACCGGAACGAGGGGGTGGGCGTCGTCAGCGGGGTCACCGGCTCCTGGCACGGCGACGACGTGTGGGTGGCCTTCACCTCGTTCGTGCAGCCGCCGTCGCTCTACAGGTACGACTACGCGCGGGACCGGCTGGAGCCGTACCACGTACCCGACGCCGGCCTCGACCCGGCCGCGTACACCACGCAACAGGTCTGGTACGAGTCGGCCGACGGCACCCCCGTGTCGATGTTCCTCGTCCACCGCACCGACCTGCCGCGCGACGGACGGCGACCGGTCCGACTCAGCGGCTACGGCGGCTTCAACATCCCGGTGGAACCGCGCTTCTCGGCCGTCGGCGCCGCCTGGCTCCAACTCGGCGGGGTGCTGGCCCACGCCAACGTGCGCGGCGGCGGCGAATACGGCCGCACCTGGCACGAGGCAGCCGTCGGCACGCGCCGGCAGAACGCCTTCGACGACTACGTCGCCGCGGCCCGCCACCTGGTCGCCACCGGATGGACGACCCCGGAACGGATCGCCTCGCGCGGCAACAGCAACGGCGGCCTGCTGGTCGCCGTCACCGCACTGCAGGCACCCGAAGCGTTCGGCGCCGTCTACTGCCGCGCACCCCTGCTCGACATGCTGCGCTTCCCGGCCTTCCCCAACCTCAGCGGCACCACCGTCGAATACGGCTCGCCGGACGACCCCGACGAGTGCGCCTACCTCGCCGCCTACTCGCCGTACCACAACGTGCGGAACCACCGCTACCCGGTGATCGCGATCGCAACGGCACTCAACGACCGCACCGTTCCGCCGTACGACCCGCTCAAGATGATCGCCGCCCTCCAAACCGACGCCCCTCAGGGCGGCCCCTACCTCCTGGTGCCGCTGCGCGACTCCGACCACGGCGGAGGAACCACCCGGTCGGCCCTCATCGAGCAGGACGTCGACGAGCTGAGCTTCCTCTGCTGGACGCTCGGCGTCCCGGCACGGCCGAGATGA
- a CDS encoding carbonic anhydrase — protein sequence MTDATHLTPQAAFEMLLAGNGRFVAGSPRHPNQDAARRAQTAPSQAPFAVLFGCSDSRLAAEIIFDQGLGDLFVVRTAGHVLGPEVLGSIEYGVSLLGTPLVIVLGHDSCGAVGATREAVAAGSSGEGFVRDVIERVTPSVLAANAAGYTENSDFIDEHIRHTVALLLDRSHALAAAVAAGTTAVVGLSYRLVDGTAHLVTTRGLDLPAPAAA from the coding sequence ATGACTGACGCCACGCACCTCACTCCCCAGGCCGCCTTCGAGATGCTGCTTGCGGGCAACGGCAGGTTCGTCGCCGGTTCCCCGCGCCACCCCAACCAGGACGCCGCCCGCCGCGCCCAGACCGCGCCGTCCCAGGCGCCGTTCGCGGTGCTGTTCGGCTGCTCCGACTCCCGCCTCGCCGCCGAGATCATCTTCGACCAGGGCCTCGGCGACCTGTTCGTGGTCCGCACCGCGGGCCACGTGCTGGGCCCGGAGGTGCTCGGCAGCATCGAGTACGGCGTGAGCCTGCTCGGCACCCCGCTGGTGATCGTGCTGGGCCACGACTCCTGCGGCGCGGTCGGCGCCACCCGGGAGGCCGTCGCCGCGGGCTCCAGCGGCGAGGGCTTCGTCCGCGACGTCATCGAGCGGGTCACCCCCAGCGTGCTGGCCGCCAACGCCGCCGGCTACACCGAGAACTCCGACTTCATCGACGAGCACATACGGCACACCGTCGCCCTCCTGCTGGACCGTTCGCACGCCCTGGCCGCCGCGGTCGCCGCGGGCACCACCGCCGTGGTCGGCCTCTCCTACCGCCTGGTCGACGGCACCGCCCACCTGGTCACCACCCGCGGTCTCGACCTCCCCGCCCCCGCCGCCGCCTGA
- a CDS encoding YoaK family protein, whose protein sequence is MSAPKAAAAGTGDADPLVLALYGLTVVSGLIDAVSYLGLGHVFAANMTGNVVVVGFALAGAPGFSVLGSITSLAAFLLGAALGGHLTAGRLRPALVAETALHLAAAAVVSAAGTGGNVQYPVIALLALAMGLRNATVRSLGVPDLTTTVLTMTLTGLAAEPRSPRRRRRLLAALAMLAGVVPGSALVLHGRVTWALLASAALTAATWSLYREPAAPRPA, encoded by the coding sequence GTGTCCGCACCGAAGGCCGCCGCGGCCGGTACCGGCGACGCCGACCCGCTGGTGCTCGCCCTGTACGGGCTGACGGTGGTCAGCGGGCTGATCGACGCCGTCAGCTACCTCGGGCTCGGGCACGTCTTCGCCGCCAACATGACCGGCAACGTGGTCGTCGTCGGCTTCGCCCTGGCCGGGGCGCCCGGCTTCTCCGTCCTCGGGTCGATCACCTCGCTCGCCGCGTTCCTGCTCGGCGCGGCCCTCGGCGGCCACCTCACCGCCGGGCGGCTGCGCCCCGCCCTGGTCGCGGAGACGGCGCTGCACCTGGCCGCGGCGGCCGTGGTGTCCGCCGCGGGCACCGGCGGGAACGTCCAGTACCCGGTGATCGCCCTGCTCGCCCTGGCCATGGGCCTGCGCAACGCGACGGTCCGCAGCCTGGGCGTCCCCGACCTCACCACCACCGTCCTGACCATGACCCTCACCGGCCTCGCCGCCGAACCCCGCTCCCCCCGCCGCCGCCGACGCCTCCTCGCCGCCCTCGCCATGCTGGCCGGCGTCGTCCCCGGCTCGGCCCTCGTCCTCCACGGCCGGGTCACCTGGGCCCTGCTCGCCTCCGCCGCCCTCACCGCCGCCACCTGGTCCCTCTACCGCGAACCGGCCGCCCCTCGCCCCGCCTGA